Proteins found in one Campylobacter lari genomic segment:
- a CDS encoding RecB-like helicase, translated as MSYHFEPFLALEASAGSGKTFALSVRFVALVLMGAKINEILALTFTNKATSEMKERVFKTFLEFDVLENGENKAECDELMKMLGKSKDELIALREKYKEEFLRSKLNIYTFDSFFSQIIRSFALNLGLMSDFDIIESQDSYKNFIAKLNEEELRALAYYIVQTKNKSDFLQNLESLYERSCEINSIQNAHFPNKTFLEKSLSAFITYARNLSADKNYQKNFEFENIEDFFTKPIICDLDKKYFVKVIDSEFLQKRAEFLQSAKEYFTQMENYRISILAKLLAHFKEARNENNVKQNALTFSDIALKTYELISDETNKDLIYFRLDGYISHLLIDEFQDTNVLQYQILKPIIAELVSGEGVKKNRSFFYVGDKKQSIYGFRGGKKELFDKLLKDFPQIKLEHLDTNYRSKKIIVDYVNEVFKDKFFDSFLNPSFTLQKSIKEGGYVEVLQNHIPPKSSLHEASGKEVLKIIQKLLEKGVKLSEICILVWINKDATLMKEFLEENDIKAYTQSNVALMDCISVRVLFEYAKACVLKDEFSLYFASSILEKELEFATLDLNRSVGEILKYLVHVLKLDLSDVNLIAYLEYASTFDNFFDFLFAPCELKSLQAQDDGVSIMTVHKSKGLEFENLIVLDRLSKKAPDNETLMFEYDLEQGWEIKYRHSARKYLEDQNYNTFLAKREKLQAEDEINCLYVALTRAKNSLFIIKNDESFKTFKSYFQDYEEKQIGIIEEQLVKTKEPLENLEQIENFEEFQKVNLQEVKVKSHLSSAQIHFGLALHEFLQYFDFNTKSNFEFCKQMVYKKYRFYLDDEGFNELFKRLTMLLKDESFNALLVGKKLLKEQIITYKGEQKQLDMLAFDDNEAIIIDYKTGLNLNEHKKQVLFYKEAIEKILAKTSTKAFLVYVLKDKVEIIYV; from the coding sequence TTGAGTTATCATTTTGAGCCTTTTTTAGCTTTGGAAGCTAGTGCAGGAAGTGGAAAAACTTTTGCATTAAGTGTGCGTTTTGTAGCTTTGGTTTTAATGGGAGCTAAGATTAATGAAATTTTAGCCCTTACTTTTACTAATAAAGCTACAAGTGAAATGAAAGAAAGAGTTTTTAAAACCTTTTTAGAATTTGATGTACTTGAAAATGGAGAGAATAAAGCAGAGTGTGATGAGCTTATGAAAATGCTAGGTAAAAGCAAAGATGAGCTTATAGCTTTAAGAGAAAAATATAAAGAGGAATTTTTAAGATCCAAGCTTAATATCTACACTTTTGACAGCTTTTTTTCGCAAATCATTCGTTCTTTTGCTTTAAATTTAGGTCTTATGAGTGATTTTGACATTATAGAAAGTCAGGATAGTTATAAAAATTTCATCGCTAAATTAAACGAAGAAGAATTAAGGGCTTTGGCTTATTATATTGTTCAGACAAAAAACAAGAGTGACTTTTTGCAAAATCTTGAAAGCTTGTATGAAAGATCTTGTGAGATAAATTCTATACAAAATGCACATTTTCCAAATAAAACTTTTTTAGAAAAAAGCTTAAGTGCGTTTATAACTTATGCAAGAAATTTAAGCGCAGATAAAAACTATCAAAAAAATTTCGAATTTGAGAACATAGAAGATTTCTTTACTAAACCTATTATTTGTGATTTAGATAAAAAATATTTTGTAAAAGTCATCGATAGTGAATTTTTGCAAAAAAGAGCAGAGTTTTTACAAAGTGCAAAAGAGTATTTTACTCAAATGGAAAATTACCGCATAAGTATACTTGCAAAGCTTTTGGCGCATTTTAAAGAAGCAAGAAATGAAAACAATGTCAAGCAAAATGCATTGACTTTTTCAGATATAGCTTTAAAAACTTATGAGTTAATTAGTGATGAAACTAACAAAGATTTGATTTATTTTAGGCTTGATGGTTATATTTCTCATTTATTAATCGATGAATTTCAAGATACTAATGTCTTGCAGTATCAAATTTTAAAACCCATCATTGCTGAGCTTGTTTCAGGCGAGGGAGTGAAAAAAAATAGAAGCTTTTTTTATGTGGGGGATAAAAAGCAAAGTATATATGGTTTTAGAGGGGGTAAAAAAGAGCTTTTTGATAAGCTTTTAAAAGACTTTCCGCAAATTAAATTAGAGCATTTAGATACTAATTATCGTAGTAAAAAAATCATTGTTGATTATGTAAATGAAGTTTTTAAAGATAAATTTTTTGATAGCTTTTTAAATCCTAGCTTTACTTTGCAAAAAAGCATTAAAGAAGGTGGATATGTGGAAGTTTTGCAAAATCATATCCCGCCAAAAAGTTCTTTGCATGAAGCAAGTGGTAAAGAAGTTTTAAAGATCATTCAAAAGCTTTTAGAAAAAGGCGTAAAGCTCAGTGAAATTTGCATTTTGGTATGGATTAATAAAGATGCTACTTTAATGAAAGAATTTCTTGAAGAAAATGACATTAAAGCTTATACGCAAAGCAATGTAGCTTTGATGGATTGTATTAGTGTAAGAGTGCTTTTTGAGTATGCAAAGGCTTGTGTGCTTAAAGATGAGTTTAGTTTGTACTTTGCAAGTAGTATTTTAGAAAAAGAACTTGAGTTTGCAACGCTTGATTTAAACCGTAGTGTAGGTGAGATTTTAAAATACTTGGTACATGTTTTAAAACTTGACTTAAGTGATGTTAATCTCATCGCATATTTAGAGTATGCAAGTACTTTTGATAATTTTTTTGATTTTTTATTTGCTCCATGTGAGCTAAAGTCTTTGCAAGCTCAAGATGATGGAGTAAGTATTATGACTGTGCATAAATCTAAGGGGCTTGAATTTGAAAATTTAATCGTACTTGATAGACTTAGTAAAAAAGCTCCGGATAATGAAACTTTAATGTTTGAGTATGATTTAGAGCAAGGTTGGGAAATAAAATACCGACACAGTGCTAGAAAATATCTTGAAGATCAAAATTACAATACCTTTTTAGCTAAAAGAGAAAAACTTCAAGCAGAAGATGAGATAAATTGTCTATATGTAGCCCTTACTAGAGCTAAAAATTCTCTTTTTATCATAAAAAATGATGAAAGCTTTAAAACCTTTAAGAGTTATTTTCAAGACTATGAAGAAAAGCAAATAGGCATTATAGAAGAACAGCTTGTTAAAACAAAAGAGCCTTTAGAAAATTTAGAACAAATAGAAAACTTTGAAGAATTTCAAAAGGTAAATTTGCAAGAAGTTAAAGTAAAAAGCCATCTTTCAAGCGCACAAATACATTTTGGTTTGGCTTTGCATGAGTTTTTGCAATATTTTGATTTTAACACCAAGAGTAATTTTGAATTTTGCAAACAAATGGTGTATAAAAAATACCGTTTTTACTTAGATGATGAAGGTTTTAATGAGCTTTTTAAAAGACTTACTATGCTTTTAAAAGATGAGAGCTTTAACGCGCTTTTAGTGGGTAAAAAGCTACTAAAAGAGCAAATCATTACTTATAAAGGCGAACAAAAACAACTTGATATGCTTGCATTTGATGATAATGAAGCTATCATTATAGACTATAAAACGGGTTTAAATTTAAACGAGCATAAAAAGCAAGTTTTATTTTACAAAGAAGCCATAGAAAAAATCTTAGCCAAGACTTCCACTAAGGCTTTTTTGGTATATGTTTTAAAGGATAAAGTGGAGATAATATATGTGTAG
- the rplM gene encoding 50S ribosomal protein L13: MTKITKPNEVKREWIVLDAEGKRFGRLLTEVATILRGKNKPCYTPNVDCGDYVIIINASKAVFTGANKAEDKLYHRHSGYFGSVKSEKFGDLLEKNPVKLYKLAVRGMLPKTNLGRAMLKKLKIYAGSEHPHTAQIANKGK, encoded by the coding sequence ATGACAAAGATAACAAAGCCAAACGAAGTAAAACGCGAATGGATCGTTTTAGACGCTGAAGGAAAGCGTTTTGGTCGTCTTTTAACAGAAGTAGCGACTATTTTAAGAGGTAAAAATAAACCTTGCTATACTCCAAATGTTGATTGTGGAGATTATGTAATCATTATCAATGCTTCTAAAGCAGTTTTCACAGGTGCAAATAAAGCAGAAGATAAACTATATCACAGACATTCAGGGTATTTTGGAAGCGTAAAAAGTGAAAAATTTGGTGATTTATTAGAAAAAAATCCAGTTAAATTATATAAATTAGCAGTTCGTGGTATGCTACCTAAAACAAACCTAGGTAGAGCTATGCTTAAAAAATTAAAAATTTATGCAGGTAGCGAACACCCTCATACTGCTCAAATTGCTAATAAAGGAAAATAA
- the rpsI gene encoding 30S ribosomal protein S9, producing the protein MATTYATGKRKTAVAKVWVKAGSGKIIVNGMDLNTWLGGHEAIKLKVVQPLLVTKQETSMDIKATTLGGGYSAQAEALRHGISRALAAMDADFRALLKPKGLLTRDSRTVERKKYGRRKARRSPQFSKR; encoded by the coding sequence ATGGCAACAACATACGCAACAGGTAAAAGAAAAACCGCTGTAGCTAAAGTTTGGGTAAAAGCTGGTAGTGGTAAAATCATCGTTAATGGTATGGATTTAAACACTTGGCTTGGCGGACATGAAGCTATAAAATTAAAAGTAGTTCAGCCTTTATTAGTAACTAAACAAGAAACTTCTATGGATATTAAAGCAACAACTTTAGGCGGTGGATACAGCGCTCAAGCTGAAGCTTTAAGACATGGTATTTCAAGAGCTTTAGCTGCTATGGATGCAGATTTTAGAGCATTATTAAAACCAAAAGGACTTCTTACTAGAGATAGTAGAACTGTTGAGCGTAAAAAATACGGTCGCAGAAAAGCAAGAAGAAGCCCACAATTCTCTAAACGTTAA
- a CDS encoding OmpA family protein, whose protein sequence is MKKIIGLVSLASVLFAFDASKIEITPTFNYTTPEGNLNLKNYGGVGLRFGYHYDDLWIDQAELGLEYYDNAKYNNPNDNTHTDTSVSRFYVNAIKGIDLANHVYLYGLLGTGYEYLSHGAYENKSGMFAQYGAGFKFALGEDLALRLEARDQIKFNNGEHNLISSVGLSFYFGNKAPKTPQTTTKQIEEKPQAKQIDKSCPEPRKGALLDHIGCEKTIALEGHFGFDQISINPEFAQKIQEVGKVLEENPQYYTILEGHTDSTGSKVYNQKLSLERAKAVAKELEKSGVAKEKIATKGYGFDKPKASNDTKEGRAQNRRVEAKFFIKE, encoded by the coding sequence ATGAAAAAAATTATAGGATTAGTTAGTTTAGCTAGTGTTTTGTTTGCTTTTGATGCTAGTAAAATAGAAATCACTCCAACCTTTAATTATACAACCCCAGAAGGAAATTTAAATCTTAAAAATTACGGTGGAGTGGGTTTAAGATTTGGTTATCATTATGATGATTTATGGATAGATCAAGCTGAGCTTGGCTTAGAGTATTATGATAATGCAAAATATAACAATCCAAACGATAATACACATACAGATACTAGTGTTTCAAGATTTTATGTAAATGCTATTAAAGGAATTGATCTAGCTAATCATGTATATTTATATGGTTTGTTAGGAACCGGTTATGAGTATTTAAGCCATGGAGCTTATGAAAATAAAAGCGGTATGTTTGCTCAATATGGTGCGGGTTTTAAATTTGCACTTGGCGAAGACTTAGCTTTAAGACTTGAGGCAAGAGATCAAATTAAATTCAATAATGGTGAACATAATTTGATTTCTAGTGTTGGCTTGAGTTTTTATTTTGGCAATAAAGCTCCAAAAACCCCTCAAACTACAACTAAACAAATCGAAGAAAAACCGCAAGCAAAACAAATTGATAAATCGTGTCCAGAGCCAAGAAAGGGTGCTTTGCTTGATCATATAGGTTGTGAAAAAACAATAGCACTTGAAGGACATTTTGGTTTTGATCAAATTAGTATAAATCCTGAATTTGCACAAAAAATTCAAGAAGTAGGTAAGGTTTTAGAAGAAAACCCACAATATTATACTATTTTAGAAGGTCACACAGATAGTACAGGCTCTAAAGTTTATAATCAAAAATTATCATTAGAGCGTGCTAAGGCAGTTGCAAAAGAACTTGAAAAATCAGGTGTTGCTAAAGAAAAAATTGCAACTAAAGGCTATGGTTTTGACAAGCCAAAAGCAAGCAATGATACTAAAGAAGGCCGTGCGCAAAATAGACGTGTGGAAGCAAAATTTTTCATTAAAGAGTAA
- a CDS encoding HAD family hydrolase, whose protein sequence is MLKKTILFDLDGTLIDSTSAILDGFDAAFKAFGEPLRDHEAIKALIGFPLDVAFEKLGVPKEKTSEYINAYRSVYQKIYIEQTSLLSLAKESVYEASLFADLAVVTTKSSKFSKPLLDHLGIGEYFKVIIGRDDVTYPKPNAEPILLALEKLSKSKENAFMIGDTHLDIQAACNAGIKPIAVSSGYESKESLAKFKIPLFENTYEAVKHIKNIR, encoded by the coding sequence TTGTTAAAAAAGACAATTTTATTTGACTTAGATGGCACTTTGATAGACTCTACAAGTGCCATTTTAGATGGTTTTGATGCTGCTTTTAAAGCTTTTGGTGAGCCTTTAAGAGATCATGAAGCCATTAAAGCTTTAATAGGATTTCCTTTAGATGTGGCTTTTGAAAAACTTGGAGTGCCAAAAGAAAAAACAAGTGAGTATATTAATGCTTACAGAAGCGTATATCAAAAAATCTATATAGAGCAAACTTCTTTGCTTTCTTTGGCAAAAGAAAGTGTATATGAGGCTAGTTTGTTTGCTGATTTAGCTGTTGTAACGACTAAAAGTTCTAAATTTTCCAAACCTTTACTTGATCATTTAGGTATAGGAGAGTATTTTAAAGTTATCATAGGTAGAGATGATGTAACTTACCCAAAACCAAATGCTGAGCCTATTTTATTAGCTTTAGAAAAATTATCTAAAAGCAAAGAAAATGCATTTATGATAGGAGATACTCATTTAGATATCCAAGCAGCTTGTAATGCAGGTATCAAACCCATAGCAGTAAGTAGTGGTTATGAAAGTAAGGAAAGTTTAGCTAAATTTAAAATTCCACTTTTTGAAAATACTTATGAAGCTGTAAAACATATAAAAAATATCCGATAA
- the nifJ gene encoding pyruvate:ferredoxin (flavodoxin) oxidoreductase, with amino-acid sequence MSKIMKTMDGNEAAAYAAYAFTEVAGIYPITPSSPMADYTDIWASQGKKNLFGVPVKVVEMQSEAGAAGTVHGSLQAGALTTTYTASQGLLLKIPNMYKIAGQLLPGVIHVAARALASQALSIFGDHQDVYAARQTGFAMLCSHSVQESMDLAGVAHLAAIKGRVPFMHFFDGFRTSHEIQKIEVMDYAHFDRLLDREALLEFRNSCLNPENPKTRGTAQNDDIYFQTRELANKYYEAIPDIVNEYMQEISKITGREYKPFVYYGDKNATRIVVAMGSVTEALKEVVDHLNSKGEKVGVLKVHLYRPFSLKYLFDVMPQSVEKIAVLDRTKEPGSLGEPLYLDLKSAYYGKEKAPLIVGGRYGLSSKDVDPAQLLAVFENLNQANPKDGFTIGINDDVTFTSLPVGEKISLGDESTIECLFYGLGADGTVGANKNSIKIIGDKTDFYAQAYFAYDSKKSGGYTRSHLRFSKKPITSTYLVSTPHFVACSVAAYLEIYDVLAGIRKGGTFLLNSIWSAQETIKKIPNAVKRVLAQKEINFYIINATKLAREIGLGSRTNTIMQSAFFKLANIIPFEDAQKYMKELAYKSYSKKGDAIVEMNYKAIDVGADGLVKVDIDPSWANLADEAKEETIAYKGTEFVEKIAKPMNAAKGDDLSVSAFLGYEDGSFEHGTTEYEKRGIGVMVPRWIETNCIQCNQCASVCPHAVIRPFLIDEKELENAPAGVKEHSLNAKGVKEQKLNFKIQVSPLDCTGCELCVHECPTKEKSLVMVPLGEELDHGEQENADYLFKKVSYKDNILNRENAKGIQFAQPLFEFHGACPGCGETPYITLITRLFGERMIIANATGCSSIYGGSAPSTPYRKSNKNGHGPAWGNSLFEDNAEFGLGMKIATETTRHKIEQIMNESMQEVPNALSALYKEWIANKEDSKASLELRDKLVPLLEENKQIKAVNDILELKSYLSKKSHWIFGGDGWAYDIGYGGLDHVLASGENVNILVLDTEVYSNTGGQSSKSSRTGSVAQFAAAGKPVQKKDLGQIAMTYGYIFVAQVNSNANYAQLLKAVMAAEAYDGPSLIIAYSPCIAHGIKGGLGNSGNQAELATKCGYWPTYIYDPRLEAEGKNPLTISSKEPDWDLYESFLMNEVRYSSLKKSNPEQAKELFEKNKAEAQRRYRQLKRLASADFSNEN; translated from the coding sequence ATGAGTAAAATAATGAAAACAATGGATGGTAACGAAGCAGCAGCTTATGCTGCCTATGCATTCACAGAGGTTGCTGGAATTTATCCTATTACCCCAAGCTCTCCTATGGCAGATTATACTGATATATGGGCTTCTCAAGGTAAAAAAAATCTTTTTGGAGTACCGGTTAAAGTTGTAGAAATGCAAAGTGAAGCAGGAGCGGCAGGGACAGTTCATGGTTCTTTACAAGCAGGTGCTTTAACTACTACCTATACAGCATCTCAAGGACTTTTATTAAAAATACCAAATATGTATAAAATCGCAGGTCAGCTTTTACCTGGGGTTATCCATGTGGCAGCTAGGGCTTTAGCTTCTCAAGCATTGTCTATTTTTGGAGATCATCAAGATGTTTATGCTGCAAGACAAACAGGTTTTGCTATGCTTTGCTCACATTCTGTGCAAGAAAGTATGGATTTAGCAGGTGTTGCACACCTAGCAGCTATTAAAGGTAGAGTGCCTTTTATGCATTTTTTTGATGGTTTTAGAACGAGCCATGAAATTCAAAAAATCGAAGTAATGGATTATGCGCATTTTGATCGCTTATTAGATCGTGAGGCTTTGTTAGAATTTAGAAATTCCTGTCTAAATCCAGAAAATCCAAAAACAAGAGGTACGGCTCAAAATGATGATATTTATTTTCAAACAAGAGAGTTAGCAAATAAATATTATGAAGCTATTCCTGATATTGTTAATGAATATATGCAAGAAATTTCAAAAATTACAGGAAGAGAATATAAGCCTTTTGTATATTATGGGGATAAAAATGCAACACGCATTGTAGTAGCAATGGGTTCAGTGACTGAAGCTTTAAAAGAAGTTGTAGATCATCTAAACAGCAAAGGCGAAAAAGTAGGGGTTTTGAAAGTTCATTTATATAGACCATTTAGTTTAAAATATCTATTTGATGTAATGCCTCAAAGTGTTGAAAAAATAGCTGTTTTAGATAGAACTAAAGAGCCAGGAAGTTTAGGAGAGCCACTTTATTTAGATTTAAAAAGTGCTTATTATGGAAAAGAAAAAGCACCTTTAATCGTTGGTGGCAGATATGGACTTTCTTCAAAAGATGTTGATCCTGCTCAACTTTTAGCGGTTTTTGAAAACCTAAATCAAGCTAATCCAAAAGATGGTTTCACTATAGGAATTAATGATGATGTGACTTTTACTTCATTGCCTGTGGGAGAAAAAATTTCTTTAGGTGATGAGAGTACCATAGAGTGTTTATTCTATGGACTTGGTGCTGATGGTACTGTAGGGGCGAATAAAAACTCTATTAAAATTATAGGGGATAAAACAGACTTTTATGCGCAAGCTTATTTTGCTTATGATTCTAAAAAATCAGGTGGTTATACAAGAAGCCATTTAAGATTTTCTAAAAAACCTATTACTTCAACCTATCTAGTTTCTACACCGCATTTTGTAGCGTGTTCAGTTGCTGCTTATTTAGAAATTTATGATGTTTTAGCAGGTATTAGAAAAGGCGGAACTTTCCTTTTAAATAGTATTTGGAGTGCGCAAGAAACTATTAAAAAAATTCCTAACGCAGTTAAGAGAGTTTTAGCGCAAAAAGAAATTAATTTTTATATCATTAATGCTACAAAACTTGCTAGGGAAATAGGACTAGGTAGTAGAACAAATACAATCATGCAATCAGCATTTTTCAAACTTGCTAATATCATTCCTTTTGAAGATGCACAAAAATATATGAAAGAATTAGCTTATAAATCATATAGCAAAAAAGGTGATGCTATAGTTGAGATGAATTATAAAGCTATTGATGTAGGTGCAGATGGACTTGTAAAAGTTGATATTGATCCTTCTTGGGCAAATTTGGCTGATGAAGCAAAAGAAGAAACTATAGCTTATAAAGGTACTGAGTTTGTTGAAAAAATCGCAAAACCTATGAATGCGGCTAAGGGTGATGATTTATCAGTTTCGGCATTTTTGGGCTATGAAGATGGTAGTTTTGAGCATGGTACTACTGAGTATGAAAAAAGAGGCATTGGTGTTATGGTGCCAAGATGGATAGAAACTAATTGTATTCAGTGTAACCAATGTGCCTCAGTATGTCCACATGCGGTTATTAGACCATTTTTAATAGATGAAAAAGAATTAGAAAATGCTCCAGCAGGCGTGAAAGAACATAGCTTAAATGCAAAAGGCGTAAAAGAGCAAAAATTAAATTTCAAAATTCAAGTTTCACCGCTTGATTGTACAGGTTGTGAGCTTTGTGTGCATGAGTGTCCTACTAAAGAAAAATCTTTAGTAATGGTACCACTAGGTGAAGAGCTTGATCATGGTGAGCAAGAAAATGCAGATTATTTATTCAAAAAAGTAAGTTATAAAGATAATATCTTAAATAGAGAAAATGCAAAAGGTATTCAATTTGCTCAACCTTTATTTGAATTCCATGGTGCGTGTCCAGGTTGTGGGGAAACTCCTTATATCACTTTAATCACTAGATTATTTGGTGAAAGAATGATTATTGCTAATGCAACAGGTTGTAGTTCTATTTATGGTGGTTCAGCTCCTTCAACTCCATATAGAAAAAGCAATAAAAATGGTCATGGGCCTGCTTGGGGTAATTCTTTATTTGAAGATAATGCTGAATTTGGTCTTGGTATGAAAATAGCAACTGAAACAACAAGACATAAAATAGAGCAAATTATGAATGAAAGTATGCAAGAAGTTCCTAACGCACTTTCTGCATTATATAAAGAATGGATTGCAAATAAAGAAGATTCTAAAGCTTCTTTAGAGTTAAGAGATAAGTTAGTGCCATTGCTAGAAGAAAATAAACAGATTAAGGCTGTAAATGATATTTTAGAACTTAAAAGCTATTTGAGTAAAAAATCACATTGGATTTTTGGTGGTGATGGTTGGGCTTATGATATAGGTTATGGTGGGCTTGATCATGTTTTAGCAAGTGGTGAAAATGTAAATATTTTAGTGCTTGATACTGAAGTTTATTCAAATACTGGAGGTCAAAGCTCAAAATCTTCAAGAACAGGCTCAGTAGCCCAGTTTGCTGCAGCAGGTAAGCCAGTGCAGAAAAAAGATCTAGGCCAAATTGCTATGACTTATGGCTATATTTTTGTAGCTCAGGTAAATTCTAATGCAAACTATGCACAGTTGTTAAAAGCTGTAATGGCGGCAGAAGCTTATGATGGACCTTCTTTGATTATTGCTTATTCTCCTTGTATAGCTCATGGTATTAAAGGTGGGCTTGGAAATTCAGGAAATCAAGCAGAACTTGCTACAAAATGTGGATATTGGCCAACTTACATTTATGATCCACGTTTGGAAGCTGAAGGTAAAAACCCTTTAACAATTTCTTCCAAAGAGCCTGATTGGGATTTATATGAAAGCTTTTTGATGAATGAAGTGCGTTATAGCTCACTTAAAAAATCAAATCCTGAGCAAGCAAAAGAATTGTTTGAAAAAAATAAAGCAGAAGCACAGCGCCGTTATAGACAACTTAAACGTCTAGCAAGTGCTGATTTTAGTAATGAAAATTAA
- the mshL gene encoding pilus (MSHA type) biogenesis protein MshL, giving the protein MKKIIFLFISVLTFTNVFASQCHQRFFDISVENKTSLIEILNELGRECGFSIIIKDSLAREKLNHTQNYLHIRKMSLREIFKLLLMENNLAYEYEKNILKIYGRQVKTFKVHYISSIREGQSITKASVDSRPKQGDYDSTKEADNLVISTDKFDFWEKISEEIQALLDENTTKPIINTNAGIITLNATLYELTRVEKYLKDLNKRLKKQVLIDVSIVAVHLNKSHSSGINWQELAFKLNGDDSDFIINKGGVRNINLKANVETKAILNLLQENGKTTVLSNPKLMALNNQQAIISIGDTINYQVKESSKGTENGTTISEAYNNYSIFVGILLNILPEISDDHKIMLRINPSLSDFKYSVDNHRQNKPRNIAPDTIQKKLSTVVEVDDGQTLILGGLISKNTISNHNEVSALSKIPLFGALFQGKQNLEDISEIVFIIKPSLIRADKKVLSLKELGFEHEDNMF; this is encoded by the coding sequence ATGAAAAAAATAATATTTTTATTTATTAGTGTTTTAACTTTTACAAATGTTTTTGCTTCACAGTGTCATCAGCGCTTTTTTGATATAAGCGTAGAAAATAAAACTTCTTTGATTGAAATTTTAAATGAACTTGGTAGAGAATGTGGTTTTAGCATTATAATAAAAGATTCATTAGCTAGAGAAAAGTTAAATCATACTCAAAATTATTTACACATAAGAAAAATGTCTTTAAGAGAAATTTTTAAACTTTTATTGATGGAAAATAATCTTGCTTATGAATATGAAAAAAATATTTTAAAAATTTATGGAAGACAAGTTAAAACTTTTAAAGTGCATTATATAAGTTCTATTAGAGAAGGGCAAAGTATCACCAAAGCTTCGGTTGATTCAAGACCTAAACAAGGTGATTATGATAGTACTAAAGAAGCAGATAATCTAGTCATTAGCACAGATAAATTTGATTTTTGGGAAAAAATTTCAGAAGAAATACAAGCTTTATTAGATGAAAATACAACTAAGCCTATTATTAATACTAATGCAGGAATTATCACTTTAAATGCTACTTTATATGAGCTTACAAGAGTTGAAAAATATCTAAAAGATTTAAATAAAAGACTTAAAAAGCAAGTTTTAATTGATGTAAGTATAGTTGCTGTACATTTAAATAAAAGTCATTCAAGTGGGATTAACTGGCAAGAGCTTGCTTTTAAACTCAATGGAGATGATAGTGATTTTATAATCAATAAAGGTGGTGTTAGAAATATCAATCTTAAAGCCAATGTTGAAACTAAAGCTATTTTAAATTTATTACAAGAAAATGGCAAAACCACTGTGCTTTCTAACCCAAAACTCATGGCGCTTAATAATCAACAAGCTATTATTTCCATAGGTGATACGATTAATTATCAAGTAAAAGAAAGTTCCAAGGGCACTGAAAATGGTACGACCATTAGTGAAGCTTATAATAATTATTCTATTTTTGTAGGAATTTTACTAAATATTTTACCTGAAATTTCAGATGATCATAAAATCATGCTTAGAATTAATCCTAGTTTGAGTGATTTTAAATATAGTGTTGATAATCATAGACAAAATAAGCCAAGAAATATAGCACCTGATACCATACAAAAAAAGCTTTCTACTGTAGTTGAAGTTGATGATGGGCAAACTTTAATTTTGGGTGGATTAATTAGTAAAAATACGATTAGTAATCATAACGAAGTAAGTGCTTTATCTAAAATACCACTTTTTGGAGCTTTATTTCAAGGAAAGCAAAATTTAGAAGATATTAGCGAAATAGTTTTTATCATCAAGCCAAGTTTAATAAGAGCTGATAAAAAAGTATTAAGCTTAAAAGAATTAGGTTTTGAACATGAAGATAATATGTTTTAA